In Bdellovibrio bacteriovorus, the following are encoded in one genomic region:
- the tatA gene encoding twin-arginine translocase TatA/TatE family subunit, which translates to MGEFSITHLLLLAIIALIFFGPSRLPQLGQGLGKAIRGFKQGLTEIDVDAKDIHDNHDQVSHKQNAQNQAQKQSEKQNS; encoded by the coding sequence ATGGGTGAGTTTAGCATTACGCATTTACTTCTTTTAGCTATCATCGCATTGATCTTTTTTGGCCCGAGCCGTCTTCCACAATTGGGACAAGGACTGGGTAAAGCCATCCGTGGTTTCAAACAAGGTTTAACGGAAATCGACGTGGACGCTAAAGACATCCACGACAATCACGACCAAGTCAGCCACAAACAAAATGCGCAAAACCAAGCGCAAAAACAAAGCGAAAAACAAAACTCTTAG